In Anser cygnoides isolate HZ-2024a breed goose chromosome Z, Taihu_goose_T2T_genome, whole genome shotgun sequence, a genomic segment contains:
- the FAM169A gene encoding soluble lamin-associated protein of 75 kDa isoform X3, whose amino-acid sequence MAQMMAFPVDMLSGYSHEDLESSAEDYLSDLRCGDPNHPEYLSLPDHSKIPISLSTVGFVPLYGGEQTHKVLALFAPEDSLTAVALYLAERWWPIDDILRTSVPSREGLQQVKSVGERVVLYILNRIIYRKKEIERNEVPFLCHSINDYAKILWRKGEAIGFYSVKPKGSVCSSYISKCYQLPVLDTMFVRKKHRGKDLGLMMLEDFVDSFTEDTLGLRYPLSTFMCIACKQYFEKYPGDHDLLCEAEGVGFWFQRTSIATVLQREELKIEEASEKEKMSFQTEDHFWQSAAESEASEQKTELEPQLTIDSQKGRESFDVLASTSEDPDVALISIRTRSSHLKRPRIGKNSQDSGHETSQGDEENVHHVPDRRLEVRANLFERFEVLAEEPEENADESDEEMITENEDQSISETELHISPSEKETPSESLNGEVAEETGKTSLRAEEETANEALGSESKLQSESQGEEPVTLLVPLILESPAKPAEDTVSDKAVNANDSEALTEESRSVEKKGSEEDQQESEKKKSSTENAVASAPKEEPSDNGLPNNVITEAAEESVSENVSPKTASSVEDQNEEAGHNSQEAPDTLGQSSLIVVELEGVSFQQPSGQEGQKNQLEEHLEESADQYTQTAAERAADSSSEEAEVEVPIVDRRNLRRKAKGYKGPPKKKGKPA is encoded by the exons ATGGCGCAG ATGATGGCGTTCCCCGTGGATATGTTGAGCGGCTACAGTCATGAGGACTTggagagctctgcagaggaCTACTTGTCTGACCTTCGGTGTGGGGATCCAAATCATCCGGAATACTTGTCCCTGCCAGACCACAGCAAA ATTCCTATTAGCTTGTCAACTGTGGGCTTCGTTCCTCTTTATGGTGGAGAGCAGACACACAAAGTTCTTGCTTTGTTTGCACCAGAGGACTCGCTCACAG CTGTAGCTCTGTATCTTGCTGAGCGGTGGTGGCCAATTGATGACATTTTGAGGACATCTGTCCCTTCTAGAGAGGGGCTTCAGCAG GTGAAATCTGTGGGGGAGAGAGTGGTTCTCTATATTCTTAATCGAATTATCTATCgcaagaaagaaatagagagaAATGAGGTCCCATTTCTTTGTCACAGCATCAATGACTATGCTAAGATCCtgtggagaaaaggagaagctATTGGATTCTATTCTGTTAAACCTAAAG GAAGTGTTTGTAGCTCTTATATTAGTAAGTGTTACCAGCTTCCAGTGCTAGACACAATGTTTGTAAGAAAGAAGCATCGTGGGAAGGACTTAGGGCTAATGATGTTGGAAGACTTCGTGGATTCCTTTACTGAAGACACTCTTGGCCTACGGTACCCACTGTCAACCTTCATGTGCATAG CTTGTAAgcagtattttgaaaagtaCCCTGGGGATCATGACCTTTTGTGTGAAGCAGAAGGAGTTGGATTTTGGTTCCAGAGAACATCCATTGCCACTGTACTGCAAAGGGAAGAGCTCAAAATTGAAG AAgcctctgagaaagaaaaaatgagtttcCAGACAGAGGATCATTTTTGGCAATCTGCAGCAGAATCTGAAGCAAGTGAACAGAAGACTGAGCTAGAACCACAGCTAACT attGACTCTCAAAAAGGCAGAGAATCATTCGATGTCCTTGCAAGCACATCTGAAG acCCTGATGTTGCACTCATTTCTATTCGGACACGAAGCAGTCATTTAAAACGTCCCAGGATAGGAAAAAATAGCCAGGATTCTGGACATGAAACTTCCCAAGGAGATGAGGAAAATGTTCATCATGTGCCAGACCGCAG GCTAGAAGTTCGTGCCAACCTTTTCGAACGCTTTGAAGTCCTTGCAGAAGAACCTGAAGAGAATGCTGACGAAAGCGATGAGGAAATGATCACTGAAAATGAGGACCAGTCTATATCAGAAACTGAGTTACATATATCGCCATCTGAGAAA gAAACTCCATCTGAATCTCTTAATGGTGAGGTAGCAGAAGAAACTGGGAAGACCTCACTTAGGGCCGAAGAGGAAACAGCAAATGAAGCTCTAGGCAGTGAATCAAAATTGCAGTCTGAGAGTCAAGGAGAAGAACCTGTAACACTGCTTGTTCCATTAATCCTTGAATCTCCAGCAAAACCTGCAGAAGATACTGTATCAGATAAG GCTGTAAATGCAAATGATTCAGAAGCACTAACTGAAGAAAGTAGATCAGTAGAGAAGAAGGGTTCAGAGGAAGACCAACaagaatctgaaaagaaaaaatcatccACTGAAAATGCAGTTGCTTCAGCACCAAAGGAAGAACCCTCAGACAATGGCCTACCAAACAATGTGATAactgaagcagcagaagaatctgtttctgaaaatgtgtcACCCAAAACAGCTTCCTCAGTGGAAGATCAAAATGAGGAAGCAGGGCACAACTCACAGGAGGCCCCTGATACCTTGGGTCAGAGCTCTTTGATAGTGGTGGAACTGGAGGGTGTTTCTTTTCAGCAGCCTTCTGGACAAGAAGGACAGAAGAACCAGTTGGAAGAGCACTTGGAAGAGTCTGCTGATCAGTAcacacagacagcagcagagcGGGCTGCTGACAGTAGCTCTGAGGAAGCAGAAGTTGAGGTACCCATTGTGGATCGGAGAAATTTGCGAAGAAAGGCCAAAGGTTACAAAGGTCCTcccaagaaaaaaggaaagccagcttaa
- the FAM169A gene encoding soluble lamin-associated protein of 75 kDa isoform X1 gives MAQMMAFPVDMLSGYSHEDLESSAEDYLSDLRCGDPNHPEYLSLPDHSKIPISLSTVGFVPLYGGEQTHKVLALFAPEDSLTAVALYLAERWWPIDDILRTSVPSREGLQQVKSVGERVVLYILNRIIYRKKEIERNEVPFLCHSINDYAKILWRKGEAIGFYSVKPKGSVCSSYISKCYQLPVLDTMFVRKKHRGKDLGLMMLEDFVDSFTEDTLGLRYPLSTFMCIACKQYFEKYPGDHDLLCEAEGVGFWFQRTSIATVLQREELKIEEASEKEKMSFQTEDHFWQSAAESEASEQKTELEPQLTIDSQKGRESFDVLASTSEDPDVALISIRTRSSHLKRPRIGKNSQDSGHETSQGDEENVHHVPDRRLEVRANLFERFEVLAEEPEENADESDEEMITENEDQSISETELHISPSEKVSEKEETPSESLNGEVAEETGKTSLRAEEETANEALGSESKLQSESQGEEPVTLLVPLILESPAKPAEDTVSDKAVNANDSEALTEESRSVEKKGSEEDQQESEKKKSSTENAVASAPKEEPSDNGLPNNVITEAAEESVSENVSPKTASSVEDQNEEAGHNSQEAPDTLGQSSLIVVELEGVSFQQPSGQEGQKNQLEEHLEESADQYTQTAAERAADSSSEEAEVEVPIVDRRNLRRKAKGYKGPPKKKGKPA, from the exons ATGGCGCAG ATGATGGCGTTCCCCGTGGATATGTTGAGCGGCTACAGTCATGAGGACTTggagagctctgcagaggaCTACTTGTCTGACCTTCGGTGTGGGGATCCAAATCATCCGGAATACTTGTCCCTGCCAGACCACAGCAAA ATTCCTATTAGCTTGTCAACTGTGGGCTTCGTTCCTCTTTATGGTGGAGAGCAGACACACAAAGTTCTTGCTTTGTTTGCACCAGAGGACTCGCTCACAG CTGTAGCTCTGTATCTTGCTGAGCGGTGGTGGCCAATTGATGACATTTTGAGGACATCTGTCCCTTCTAGAGAGGGGCTTCAGCAG GTGAAATCTGTGGGGGAGAGAGTGGTTCTCTATATTCTTAATCGAATTATCTATCgcaagaaagaaatagagagaAATGAGGTCCCATTTCTTTGTCACAGCATCAATGACTATGCTAAGATCCtgtggagaaaaggagaagctATTGGATTCTATTCTGTTAAACCTAAAG GAAGTGTTTGTAGCTCTTATATTAGTAAGTGTTACCAGCTTCCAGTGCTAGACACAATGTTTGTAAGAAAGAAGCATCGTGGGAAGGACTTAGGGCTAATGATGTTGGAAGACTTCGTGGATTCCTTTACTGAAGACACTCTTGGCCTACGGTACCCACTGTCAACCTTCATGTGCATAG CTTGTAAgcagtattttgaaaagtaCCCTGGGGATCATGACCTTTTGTGTGAAGCAGAAGGAGTTGGATTTTGGTTCCAGAGAACATCCATTGCCACTGTACTGCAAAGGGAAGAGCTCAAAATTGAAG AAgcctctgagaaagaaaaaatgagtttcCAGACAGAGGATCATTTTTGGCAATCTGCAGCAGAATCTGAAGCAAGTGAACAGAAGACTGAGCTAGAACCACAGCTAACT attGACTCTCAAAAAGGCAGAGAATCATTCGATGTCCTTGCAAGCACATCTGAAG acCCTGATGTTGCACTCATTTCTATTCGGACACGAAGCAGTCATTTAAAACGTCCCAGGATAGGAAAAAATAGCCAGGATTCTGGACATGAAACTTCCCAAGGAGATGAGGAAAATGTTCATCATGTGCCAGACCGCAG GCTAGAAGTTCGTGCCAACCTTTTCGAACGCTTTGAAGTCCTTGCAGAAGAACCTGAAGAGAATGCTGACGAAAGCGATGAGGAAATGATCACTGAAAATGAGGACCAGTCTATATCAGAAACTGAGTTACATATATCGCCATCTGAGAAAGTGAGTGAGAAGGAG gAAACTCCATCTGAATCTCTTAATGGTGAGGTAGCAGAAGAAACTGGGAAGACCTCACTTAGGGCCGAAGAGGAAACAGCAAATGAAGCTCTAGGCAGTGAATCAAAATTGCAGTCTGAGAGTCAAGGAGAAGAACCTGTAACACTGCTTGTTCCATTAATCCTTGAATCTCCAGCAAAACCTGCAGAAGATACTGTATCAGATAAG GCTGTAAATGCAAATGATTCAGAAGCACTAACTGAAGAAAGTAGATCAGTAGAGAAGAAGGGTTCAGAGGAAGACCAACaagaatctgaaaagaaaaaatcatccACTGAAAATGCAGTTGCTTCAGCACCAAAGGAAGAACCCTCAGACAATGGCCTACCAAACAATGTGATAactgaagcagcagaagaatctgtttctgaaaatgtgtcACCCAAAACAGCTTCCTCAGTGGAAGATCAAAATGAGGAAGCAGGGCACAACTCACAGGAGGCCCCTGATACCTTGGGTCAGAGCTCTTTGATAGTGGTGGAACTGGAGGGTGTTTCTTTTCAGCAGCCTTCTGGACAAGAAGGACAGAAGAACCAGTTGGAAGAGCACTTGGAAGAGTCTGCTGATCAGTAcacacagacagcagcagagcGGGCTGCTGACAGTAGCTCTGAGGAAGCAGAAGTTGAGGTACCCATTGTGGATCGGAGAAATTTGCGAAGAAAGGCCAAAGGTTACAAAGGTCCTcccaagaaaaaaggaaagccagcttaa
- the FAM169A gene encoding soluble lamin-associated protein of 75 kDa isoform X2 has product MMAFPVDMLSGYSHEDLESSAEDYLSDLRCGDPNHPEYLSLPDHSKIPISLSTVGFVPLYGGEQTHKVLALFAPEDSLTAVALYLAERWWPIDDILRTSVPSREGLQQVKSVGERVVLYILNRIIYRKKEIERNEVPFLCHSINDYAKILWRKGEAIGFYSVKPKGSVCSSYISKCYQLPVLDTMFVRKKHRGKDLGLMMLEDFVDSFTEDTLGLRYPLSTFMCIACKQYFEKYPGDHDLLCEAEGVGFWFQRTSIATVLQREELKIEEASEKEKMSFQTEDHFWQSAAESEASEQKTELEPQLTIDSQKGRESFDVLASTSEDPDVALISIRTRSSHLKRPRIGKNSQDSGHETSQGDEENVHHVPDRRLEVRANLFERFEVLAEEPEENADESDEEMITENEDQSISETELHISPSEKVSEKEETPSESLNGEVAEETGKTSLRAEEETANEALGSESKLQSESQGEEPVTLLVPLILESPAKPAEDTVSDKAVNANDSEALTEESRSVEKKGSEEDQQESEKKKSSTENAVASAPKEEPSDNGLPNNVITEAAEESVSENVSPKTASSVEDQNEEAGHNSQEAPDTLGQSSLIVVELEGVSFQQPSGQEGQKNQLEEHLEESADQYTQTAAERAADSSSEEAEVEVPIVDRRNLRRKAKGYKGPPKKKGKPA; this is encoded by the exons ATGATGGCGTTCCCCGTGGATATGTTGAGCGGCTACAGTCATGAGGACTTggagagctctgcagaggaCTACTTGTCTGACCTTCGGTGTGGGGATCCAAATCATCCGGAATACTTGTCCCTGCCAGACCACAGCAAA ATTCCTATTAGCTTGTCAACTGTGGGCTTCGTTCCTCTTTATGGTGGAGAGCAGACACACAAAGTTCTTGCTTTGTTTGCACCAGAGGACTCGCTCACAG CTGTAGCTCTGTATCTTGCTGAGCGGTGGTGGCCAATTGATGACATTTTGAGGACATCTGTCCCTTCTAGAGAGGGGCTTCAGCAG GTGAAATCTGTGGGGGAGAGAGTGGTTCTCTATATTCTTAATCGAATTATCTATCgcaagaaagaaatagagagaAATGAGGTCCCATTTCTTTGTCACAGCATCAATGACTATGCTAAGATCCtgtggagaaaaggagaagctATTGGATTCTATTCTGTTAAACCTAAAG GAAGTGTTTGTAGCTCTTATATTAGTAAGTGTTACCAGCTTCCAGTGCTAGACACAATGTTTGTAAGAAAGAAGCATCGTGGGAAGGACTTAGGGCTAATGATGTTGGAAGACTTCGTGGATTCCTTTACTGAAGACACTCTTGGCCTACGGTACCCACTGTCAACCTTCATGTGCATAG CTTGTAAgcagtattttgaaaagtaCCCTGGGGATCATGACCTTTTGTGTGAAGCAGAAGGAGTTGGATTTTGGTTCCAGAGAACATCCATTGCCACTGTACTGCAAAGGGAAGAGCTCAAAATTGAAG AAgcctctgagaaagaaaaaatgagtttcCAGACAGAGGATCATTTTTGGCAATCTGCAGCAGAATCTGAAGCAAGTGAACAGAAGACTGAGCTAGAACCACAGCTAACT attGACTCTCAAAAAGGCAGAGAATCATTCGATGTCCTTGCAAGCACATCTGAAG acCCTGATGTTGCACTCATTTCTATTCGGACACGAAGCAGTCATTTAAAACGTCCCAGGATAGGAAAAAATAGCCAGGATTCTGGACATGAAACTTCCCAAGGAGATGAGGAAAATGTTCATCATGTGCCAGACCGCAG GCTAGAAGTTCGTGCCAACCTTTTCGAACGCTTTGAAGTCCTTGCAGAAGAACCTGAAGAGAATGCTGACGAAAGCGATGAGGAAATGATCACTGAAAATGAGGACCAGTCTATATCAGAAACTGAGTTACATATATCGCCATCTGAGAAAGTGAGTGAGAAGGAG gAAACTCCATCTGAATCTCTTAATGGTGAGGTAGCAGAAGAAACTGGGAAGACCTCACTTAGGGCCGAAGAGGAAACAGCAAATGAAGCTCTAGGCAGTGAATCAAAATTGCAGTCTGAGAGTCAAGGAGAAGAACCTGTAACACTGCTTGTTCCATTAATCCTTGAATCTCCAGCAAAACCTGCAGAAGATACTGTATCAGATAAG GCTGTAAATGCAAATGATTCAGAAGCACTAACTGAAGAAAGTAGATCAGTAGAGAAGAAGGGTTCAGAGGAAGACCAACaagaatctgaaaagaaaaaatcatccACTGAAAATGCAGTTGCTTCAGCACCAAAGGAAGAACCCTCAGACAATGGCCTACCAAACAATGTGATAactgaagcagcagaagaatctgtttctgaaaatgtgtcACCCAAAACAGCTTCCTCAGTGGAAGATCAAAATGAGGAAGCAGGGCACAACTCACAGGAGGCCCCTGATACCTTGGGTCAGAGCTCTTTGATAGTGGTGGAACTGGAGGGTGTTTCTTTTCAGCAGCCTTCTGGACAAGAAGGACAGAAGAACCAGTTGGAAGAGCACTTGGAAGAGTCTGCTGATCAGTAcacacagacagcagcagagcGGGCTGCTGACAGTAGCTCTGAGGAAGCAGAAGTTGAGGTACCCATTGTGGATCGGAGAAATTTGCGAAGAAAGGCCAAAGGTTACAAAGGTCCTcccaagaaaaaaggaaagccagcttaa